One Oryza brachyantha chromosome 3, ObraRS2, whole genome shotgun sequence DNA segment encodes these proteins:
- the LOC102706264 gene encoding 40S ribosomal protein S3a-like has protein sequence MAVGKNKRISKGKKGSKKKTVDPFSKKDWYDIKAPSVFNVRNIGKTLVSRTQGTKIASEGLKHRVFEVSLADLQNDEDQAYRKIRLRAEDVQGKNVLTNFWGMDFTTDKLRSLVKKWQTLIEAHVDVKTTDNYMLRLFCIGFTKRRPNQVKRTCYAQASQIRQIRRKMVEIMANQASTCDLKELVSKFIPEVIGKDIEKATSSIFPLQNVFVRKVKILKAPKFDLGKLMEVHGDYKDDIGTKVERPAEDEAMVGQEVAAE, from the exons ATGGCGGTAGGTAAGAACAAGCGCATCTCCAAGGGGAAGAAGGGGTCCAAGAAGAAGAC CGTTGATCCCTTCTCGAAGAAGGATTGGTACGACATCAAGGCCCCGTCGGTGTTCAATGTGCGGAACATCGGCAAGACGCTTGTGTCCAGGACTCAGGGTACAAAG ATTGCTTCTGAAGGGTTGAAGCATAGAGTTTTTGAGGTATCCTTAGCTGATCTCCAGAATGATGAGGATCAGGCATACAGGAAGATAAGACTCCGTGCAGAGGATGTGCAAGGGAAGAACGTGCTCACGAACTTCTGG GGCATGGACTTCACGACCGATAAGCTGAGGTCGTTGGTCAAGAAGTGGCAGACGCTGATTGAGGCCCATGTGGATGTTAAGACTACTGACAACTACATGCTCCGCCTGTTCTGCATTGGATTCACCAAAAGGCGTCCAAACCAAGTGAAGCGCACATGCTATGCTCAGGCGAGCCAGATCAGACAG ATTCGCCGTAAAATGGTTGAAATTATGGCCAATCAAGCTTCAACCTGTGACCTAAAGGAGCTAGTTTCAAAGTTTATTCCAGAAGTCATTGGCAAGGATATCGAGAAGGCGACATCCAGCATTTTCCCACTCCAGAATGTGTTTGTCCGCAAGGTGAAGATTTTGAAGGCCCCAAAATTCGACCTGGGAAAGCTGATGGAG GTCCATGGTGACTACAAGGATGACATCGGTACAAAGGTGGAAAGGCCTGCAGAAGATGAGGCCATGGTAGGACAGGAGGTTGCTGCTGAGTAG
- the LOC102718164 gene encoding cysteine-rich and transmembrane domain-containing protein WIH2-like: MSYYNPHAHVGVPPPQGYPPPMDGYGKGGGVDEHHHQHQHQHHQYPPQPMGYPGAHPYAPPPPQPYGYAQPPPQMYPPPYAQPPPPPPYRNDRRPTFCQGCLAALCCCCLMDACL, from the exons atgagctACTACAATCCTCACGCCCATGTCGGCGTCCCCCCGCCACAAG GATACCCGCCGCCGATGGACGGGTACGGcaagggcggcggcgtcgacgagcaccaccaccaacaccaACACCAACACCATCAGTACCCGCCGCAGCCGATGGGGTACCCGGGGGCACACCCGtacgccccgccgccgccgcagccataTGGATacgcgcagccgccgccgcagatgTACCCGCCGCCGTacgcgcagccgccgcctcctccaccgtaCCGGAACGATCGCCGCCCGACGTTTTGCCAGGGATG CCTCGCGGCGCTTTGTTGCTGCTGTCTCATGGACGCATGCCTCTGA
- the LOC102706543 gene encoding protein NPGR1 isoform X1 encodes MPAIMLCSCSGDQSKFEEMPRSPESLATRDFSATGSSSRIANRESTPDDNQVNEVESDLRETLSLNYEEARALLGRLEHQRGNFDAALQVLQGIDIRSLIPRMTGAIADSVKPRGPPRSSRKKTSQVNGMLMQMSMHSVSLLLEAILLKAKSLEGLGRMTDAAEECRTIIDIVESAWPYGVPEGISEECKLIDIFHSALEFLPKLWMKSGCFEEAIIAYRRALAKPWNLDSQRSANLQKDLAVTLLYCGTEVKFTQDFDQHKPATPRNNMEEAILLLLILTKRLALQEIRWDPDLVNHLMFALSLSGHYEVLASHLEMLLPGTYNRSERWYILALCYSAAGMDDSALNIIRNGFHVLERKARHHIPSLLLGAKLCCKNPKHALEGIKFADKAMKSFRRHDFHFVSVVNHFLGVCYGPFARSSTSHAEKLRLQDQALRLLQDAAAMAKYSPEIMYSLAWENAMQRKLNAAVESATECVEMVMGSSVSAWKLLILVLSAQQNLKEAEAVANIAIDEAEKEDQMGILRLKAHIQATRGQFKSAVESFRSLLAIIQAKKEIWKLTPYDKVKSLQNLEMEAWLDLASIYTKLEAWHDSNVCLGKAKSINFFSPKCWHVRGLILEAKSLHEEALTAFSFALSIDPDYVPSMICMAGILTILGGKSLSIARTFLRNALRLEPTSHRAWLSLGLALKSEGSLLEAADCFQAAYELQELSPIQDFSEHLPIMLQ; translated from the exons ATGCCAGCAATTATGTTATGCAGTTGTAGTGGGGACCAATCCAAGTTTGAAGAAATGCCTCGATCACCGGAATCTCTTGCAACACGGGATTTCTCAGCAACTGGTTCTTCTTCAAGGATAGCAAATCGAGAATCAACTCCTGATGATAACCAAGTAAATGAAGTGGAATCAGACCTGAGAGAGACCCTTTCACTAAATTATGAG GAAGCCCGGGCATTGCTGGGTAGACTGGAACATCAGAGAGGAAACTTTGATGCAGCATTGCAAGTTCTTCAGGGAATTGATATAAGAAGCCTAATACCGCGAATGACTGGTGCTATTGCTGACAGCGTCAAGCCTAGAGGTCCTCCGCGCTCTTCAAGAAAGAAAACCTCACAAGTGAATGGAATGTTAATGCAAATGTCTATGCATTCTGTAAGTTTGCTTCTTGAGGCTATATTGCTTAAAGCGAAGTCTTTGGAAGGTCTTGGTAGAATGACAG ATGCTGCAGAAGAATGCAGAACCATCATAGACATTGTTGAGTCTGCATGGCCATATGGTGTCCCTGAAGGTATTTCTGAAGAGTGTAAGTTGATAGACATTTTCCACTCAGCACTAGAATTTCTTCCTAAGCTTTGGATGAAGAGTGGTTGTTTTGAGGAAGCCATCATCGCATATAGGAGAGCTCTTGCGAAGCCATGGAATTTGGATTCTCAAAGATCTGCGAATTTACAAAAGGATTTAGCAGTGACTCTGCTGTATTGTGGTACTGAAGTGAAGTTTACTCAAGATTTCGATCAACACAAGCCAGCAACCCCAAGGAACAATATGGAGGAAGCAATTTTGTTGTTGCTGATACTTACAAAAAGGCTAGCCCTTCAAGAAATAAGATGGGACCCTGACCTTGTGAACCATTTGATGTTTGCACTGTCATTATCAGGACATTATGAAGTCTTGGCCAGCCATCTTGAAATGTTGTTACCTGGAACCTATAACCGATCAGAAAGATGGTATATTCTTGCACTATGCTACAGTGCAGCTGGTATGGATGATAGTGCCTTAAACATTATAAGGAATGGTTTTCATGTATTAGAAAGGAAAGCAAGGCACCATATTCCATCTCTTCTTTTAGGAGCCAAACTATGTTGTAAGAACCCAAAGCATGCTTTGGAAGGAATAAAATTTGCAGATAAAGCCATGAAGTCCTTCAGAAGACATGATTTCCATTTTGTCAGTGTTGTAAACCATTTTCTTGGTGTTTGCTATGGACCATTTGCTAGGTCGTCCACTTCTCATGCAGAAAAATTGAGATTGCAAGATCAAGCACTGAGGTTGCTGCAGGATGCAGCTGCAATGGCAAAGTATAGCCCGGAAATAATGTATAGCCTTGCTTGGGAAAATGCAATGCAGCGTAAACTGAATGCAGCTGTTGAAAGTGCAACAGAATGTGTCGAGATGGTGATGGGAAGTTCAGTTAGTGCCTGGAAGTTATTGATTCTTGTGTTATCTGCACAGCAGAATTTAAAAGAAGCCGAAGCAGTAGCAAATATTGCAATAGACGAGGCTGAGAAAGAGGATCAGATGGGAATTTTGAGGCTAAAAGCACATATTCAGGCCACACGTGGACAGTTCAAGTCTGCAGTAGAATCTTTTCGGAGTTTGCTTGCCATCATTCAAGCAAAGAAGGAAATCTGGAAGTTGACCCCTTATGACAAG GTTAAATCCCTACAGAATTTAGAGATGGAAGCATGGTTAGATTTGGCATCAATATACACAAAGCTTGAAGCATGGCATGATTCAAATGTCTGTCTTGGCAAAGCCAAATCTATCAACTTTTTCTCTCCCAAGTGCTGGCATGTGAGAG GCCTTATTTTGGAGGCTAAATCCTTACACGAGGAAGCCCTGACTGCATTCTCGTTCGCCCTCTCCATCGACCCAGACTATGTCCCAAGCATGATTTGCATGGCGGGAATTCTAACCATTCTTGGTGGGAAATCATTGTCGATCGCAAGAACTTTCCTCCGTAATGCCCTCCGTTTGGAACCCACAAGCCATCGAGCCTGGCTGAGCCTTGGACTTGCCTTGAAATCTGAAGGATCACTGCTTGAAGCGGCTGACTGCTTCCAAGCAGCCTACGAACTACAGGAGTTATCACCGATTCAGGACTTCTCAGAGCACCTACCCATCATGCTGCAATAG
- the LOC102705702 gene encoding heptahelical transmembrane protein ADIPOR3-like translates to MASSTVTLEKTTTICSGDGAVAADAAVETAATLKSPLLEEKKCDDGARGGVKRCCERQYELVGYDALPAFLKHNEFILDYYRSEWPIKQALLSAFAVHNETINVWTHLIGFFMFLAFTVCAATMVPMESGVSASMATSKTQANNTGSRMVVMTMGYGSNGAAVAVRALRNVSVESELIAVASLSAGSQVARWPFYAYLCGAMFCLLMSSACHLLACHSEHASYVLLRLDYAGITGLIVTSFYPLVYYTFLCDPFFRTLYLGFITLFGAAAVAVSLMPVFEAPELRWARAALFTCIGTSGLVPIVHKMLVFGARPEAVLTTGYEMAMGAFYLAGVVVYATRVPERWMPGKFDLAGHSHQLFHVLVMAGAYAHYLAGLVYLSWRDVEAC, encoded by the exons ATGGCTTCATCCACGGTGACATTGGAGAAGACGACCACAATTTgtagcggcgacggcgctgtcgccgccgatgCAGCCGTCGAGACAGCGGCCACGTTGAAGTCTCCTCTCCTGGAGGAAAAGAAGTGCGACGATGGCGCCCGGGGCGGTGTGAAGCGGTGCTGCGAGCGCCAGTACGAGCTCGTCGGCTACGACGCGCTCCCGGCCTTCCTCAAGCACAACGAGTTCATCCTCGACTACTACCGAAGCGAGTGGCCAATCAAGCAGGCGCTCCTCAGCGCCTTCGCCGTCCACAACGAGACCATCAACGTCTGGAC GCATTTGATCGGTTTCTTCATGTTCCTCGCGTTCACCGTGTGCGCAGCCACGATGGTTCCCATGGAATCCGGCGTGTCTGCTAGCATGGCGACATCCAAGACCCAGGCCAACAACACCGGCAGCAGAATGGTAGTGATGACGATGGGCTACGGCAGCAACGGAGCAGCCGTGGCAGTGCGGGCTCTGCGCAATGTGTCTGTCGAATCGGAGCTGATCGCGGTGGCGTCGTTGTCGGCGGGCAGCCAGGTCGCGCGTTGGCCGTTCTACGCGTACCTCTGCGGCGCCATGTTCTGCCTGCTGATGAGCAGCGCGTGCCACCTGCTGGCCTGCCACTCGGAGCACGCCAGCTACGTGCTGCTCCGCCTCGACTACGCCGGCATCACCGGCCTCATCGTCACCTCCTTCTACCCGCTCGTCTACTACACCTTCCTCTGCGACCCCTTCTTCCGCACGCTCTACCTCGGCTTCATCACGCTgttcggcgccgcggcggtggccgtcTCGCTGATGCCGGTGTTCGAGGCGCCCGAGCTGCGGTGGGCGCGCGCCGCGCTGTTCACGTGCATTGGCACGTCCGGCCTCGTGCCCATCGTGCACAAGATGCTCGTGTTCGGGGCGCGCCCGGAGGCGGTGCTCACCACGGGCTACGAGATGGCCATGGGGGCCTTCTACCTGGCCGGCGTGGTGGTGTACGCAACCAGGGTGCCGGAGCGGTGGATGCCAGGGAAGTTCGACCTCGCCGGACACAGCCACCAGCTGTTCCACGTGCTCGTCATGGCCGGCGCCTACGCGCACTACCTCGCCGGACTGGTCTACCTGAGCTGGAGGGACGTGGAAGCGTGCTGA
- the LOC102706543 gene encoding protein NPGR1 isoform X2, whose amino-acid sequence MPAIMLCSCSGDQSKFEEMPRSPESLATRDFSATGSSSRIANRESTPDDNQVNEVESDLRETLSLNYEEARALLGRLEHQRGNFDAALQVLQGIDIRSLIPRMTGAIADSVKPRGPPRSSRKKTSQVNGMLMQMSMHSVSLLLEAILLKAKSLEGLGRMTDAAEECRTIIDIVESAWPYGVPEGISEECKLIDIFHSALEFLPKLWMKSGCFEEAIIAYRRALAKPWNLDSQRSANLQKDLAVTLLYCGTEVKFTQDFDQHKPATPRNNMEEAILLLLILTKRLALQEIRWDPDLVNHLMFALSLSGHYEVLASHLEMLLPGTYNRSERWYILALCYSAAGMDDSALNIIRNGFHVLERKARHHIPSLLLGAKLCCKNPKHALEGIKFADKAMKSFRRHDFHFVSVVNHFLGVCYGPFARSSTSHAEKLRLQDQALRLLQDAAAMAKYSPEIMYSLAWENAMQRKLNAAVESATECVEMVMGSSVSAWKLLILVLSAQQNLKEAEAVANIAIDEAEKEDQMGILRLKAHIQATRGQFKSAVESFRSLLAIIQAKKEIWKLTPYDKVKSLQNLEMEAWLDLASIYTKLEAWHDSNVCLGKAKSINFFSPKCWHALFWRLNPYTRKP is encoded by the exons ATGCCAGCAATTATGTTATGCAGTTGTAGTGGGGACCAATCCAAGTTTGAAGAAATGCCTCGATCACCGGAATCTCTTGCAACACGGGATTTCTCAGCAACTGGTTCTTCTTCAAGGATAGCAAATCGAGAATCAACTCCTGATGATAACCAAGTAAATGAAGTGGAATCAGACCTGAGAGAGACCCTTTCACTAAATTATGAG GAAGCCCGGGCATTGCTGGGTAGACTGGAACATCAGAGAGGAAACTTTGATGCAGCATTGCAAGTTCTTCAGGGAATTGATATAAGAAGCCTAATACCGCGAATGACTGGTGCTATTGCTGACAGCGTCAAGCCTAGAGGTCCTCCGCGCTCTTCAAGAAAGAAAACCTCACAAGTGAATGGAATGTTAATGCAAATGTCTATGCATTCTGTAAGTTTGCTTCTTGAGGCTATATTGCTTAAAGCGAAGTCTTTGGAAGGTCTTGGTAGAATGACAG ATGCTGCAGAAGAATGCAGAACCATCATAGACATTGTTGAGTCTGCATGGCCATATGGTGTCCCTGAAGGTATTTCTGAAGAGTGTAAGTTGATAGACATTTTCCACTCAGCACTAGAATTTCTTCCTAAGCTTTGGATGAAGAGTGGTTGTTTTGAGGAAGCCATCATCGCATATAGGAGAGCTCTTGCGAAGCCATGGAATTTGGATTCTCAAAGATCTGCGAATTTACAAAAGGATTTAGCAGTGACTCTGCTGTATTGTGGTACTGAAGTGAAGTTTACTCAAGATTTCGATCAACACAAGCCAGCAACCCCAAGGAACAATATGGAGGAAGCAATTTTGTTGTTGCTGATACTTACAAAAAGGCTAGCCCTTCAAGAAATAAGATGGGACCCTGACCTTGTGAACCATTTGATGTTTGCACTGTCATTATCAGGACATTATGAAGTCTTGGCCAGCCATCTTGAAATGTTGTTACCTGGAACCTATAACCGATCAGAAAGATGGTATATTCTTGCACTATGCTACAGTGCAGCTGGTATGGATGATAGTGCCTTAAACATTATAAGGAATGGTTTTCATGTATTAGAAAGGAAAGCAAGGCACCATATTCCATCTCTTCTTTTAGGAGCCAAACTATGTTGTAAGAACCCAAAGCATGCTTTGGAAGGAATAAAATTTGCAGATAAAGCCATGAAGTCCTTCAGAAGACATGATTTCCATTTTGTCAGTGTTGTAAACCATTTTCTTGGTGTTTGCTATGGACCATTTGCTAGGTCGTCCACTTCTCATGCAGAAAAATTGAGATTGCAAGATCAAGCACTGAGGTTGCTGCAGGATGCAGCTGCAATGGCAAAGTATAGCCCGGAAATAATGTATAGCCTTGCTTGGGAAAATGCAATGCAGCGTAAACTGAATGCAGCTGTTGAAAGTGCAACAGAATGTGTCGAGATGGTGATGGGAAGTTCAGTTAGTGCCTGGAAGTTATTGATTCTTGTGTTATCTGCACAGCAGAATTTAAAAGAAGCCGAAGCAGTAGCAAATATTGCAATAGACGAGGCTGAGAAAGAGGATCAGATGGGAATTTTGAGGCTAAAAGCACATATTCAGGCCACACGTGGACAGTTCAAGTCTGCAGTAGAATCTTTTCGGAGTTTGCTTGCCATCATTCAAGCAAAGAAGGAAATCTGGAAGTTGACCCCTTATGACAAG GTTAAATCCCTACAGAATTTAGAGATGGAAGCATGGTTAGATTTGGCATCAATATACACAAAGCTTGAAGCATGGCATGATTCAAATGTCTGTCTTGGCAAAGCCAAATCTATCAACTTTTTCTCTCCCAAGTGCTGGCAT GCCTTATTTTGGAGGCTAAATCCTTACACGAGGAAGCCCTGA
- the LOC102705987 gene encoding uncharacterized protein LOC102705987 — MGNCQAAEVATVLIQHPGGGRTERAYWALSAGAVMAANPGHYVAAVITSPPAAGASTAAAAVAPVKHLKLLRPDDTLLLGRVYRLVSFEEVLREFASKRHVKLSRVTIKAKEEMGESKTHKPRRRRGSSGGIAPEEEYSSRSLAKVMRQSDEPESAASPTAAPRPENDIGNHAGEPDEADCDLEALLPPHGVVLGRRVCRQWRPALQSIPEG, encoded by the exons ATGGGCAACTGCCAGGCAGCGGAGGTGGCGACTGTGCTCATCCAGCAcccgggcggcggccgcacGGAGCGCGCGTACTGGGCGCTGTCGGCGGGGGCCGTCATGGCGGCCAACCCGGGTCACTACGTCGCCGCCGTGATCACctcgcctcccgccgccggcgcctccacggccgccgccgccgtcgcgcccgtcAAGCACCTCAAGTTGCTCCGCCCCGACGACACGCTACTGCTCGGCCGCGTCTACCGCCTCGTCAGCTTCGAAG AGGTGCTGAGAGAGTTCGCATCGAAGCGCCATGTCAAGCTTAGCCGCGTCACGATCAAGGCCAAGGAGGAAATGGGTGAGTCGAAGACCCACaaacctcgccgccggcgaggcagtAGCGGCGGCATCGCGCCTGAGGAGGAGTACTCTAGCCGGTCACTCGCAAAG GTCATGCGCCAATCTGACGAGCCGGAGTCCGCGGCGAGCCCGACCGCAGCGCCAAGGCCGGAGAACGATATCGGTAACCACGCCGGGGAGCCGGACGAGGCGGACTGCGACCTGGAAGCCCTGCTGCCGCCGCATGGGGTGGTGTTAGGCCGGCGAGTCTGCCGGCAATGGAGGCCAGCGCTGCAGAGCATCCCGGAAGGGTGA